In one Bradyrhizobium cosmicum genomic region, the following are encoded:
- a CDS encoding DUF1674 domain-containing protein, producing MSDEPSVPDRKQLPPAAQRALAEAEARRQAAAAHAAAAPKELQGPKGPEPTRYGDWERKGIASDF from the coding sequence ATGAGTGACGAGCCCTCCGTTCCCGATCGCAAGCAGCTCCCGCCGGCCGCCCAGCGCGCGCTGGCCGAAGCCGAGGCGCGCCGGCAGGCCGCGGCGGCGCATGCCGCAGCGGCACCGAAGGAATTGCAGGGACCGAAGGGCCCCGAACCGACGCGCTATGGCGACTGGGAACGCAAGGGCATCGCCTCGGACTTTTGA
- a CDS encoding thermonuclease family protein — protein MPRFDPSHPYRPSYSGSPFGRHFAGLLPWMFVVGVIVAIVLVFRHGASWPIPYANDGQSRDAEIILQQSGSSDTRHPVDVVRTIDGDTFLARVHQRDGRDLVARVRLRGIDAPEMKASCQDELDKAEAASDALRNLLGQGGVTIFNLGQDKYGRVLADVATRRTANVSAALLAGGHVRSYNGGHRDGWCARGWRFW, from the coding sequence ATGCCGCGTTTCGACCCCAGCCATCCCTATCGGCCGTCCTATAGTGGTTCGCCATTCGGCCGCCACTTCGCAGGACTGTTGCCGTGGATGTTCGTGGTCGGCGTCATCGTGGCGATCGTGCTGGTCTTCCGGCACGGGGCCAGCTGGCCCATTCCGTATGCGAATGACGGACAATCGCGCGATGCCGAGATCATCCTGCAGCAGTCCGGCAGCTCCGACACGCGTCACCCGGTCGACGTCGTCCGCACCATCGATGGCGACACCTTCCTCGCGCGTGTGCACCAGCGCGACGGCCGCGACCTGGTCGCGCGTGTCAGGCTGCGGGGTATCGATGCGCCCGAGATGAAGGCGTCCTGCCAGGATGAGCTGGACAAGGCCGAAGCCGCCAGCGACGCGCTGCGCAACCTGCTTGGCCAGGGCGGCGTCACGATCTTCAATCTTGGCCAGGACAAATACGGTCGCGTTCTCGCCGACGTTGCGACCAGACGCACCGCCAATGTCTCGGCGGCGCTGCTCGCGGGCGGTCACGTGCGCAGCTACAATGGCGGTCACCGCGACGGCTGGTGCGCGCGGGGCTGGCGCTTCTGGTGA
- a CDS encoding L,D-transpeptidase, with product MSMRIAVAFAATIGAGILMSTAAQARPEMVGTHLADYSPGTIVVKTNERRLYLILDNGHAVRYPVGVGKSGKQWAGTTRIDGKYRNPAWAPPAEVKRDKPSIPDVIPGGSPHNPMGVAAMTLAGGEYAIHGTNVPGSIGGFVSYGCIRMLNDDITDLYSRVSVGTTVVVTR from the coding sequence ATGTCGATGAGGATTGCAGTGGCGTTTGCCGCCACCATCGGGGCCGGGATCTTGATGTCGACGGCGGCGCAGGCGCGTCCGGAAATGGTGGGGACGCACCTGGCCGATTATTCGCCGGGCACCATCGTGGTGAAAACCAACGAGCGGCGGCTTTATCTCATCCTCGATAACGGCCACGCGGTGCGCTATCCGGTCGGCGTCGGCAAGTCCGGCAAACAGTGGGCCGGGACCACCCGCATCGACGGCAAGTATCGCAACCCGGCGTGGGCGCCGCCCGCCGAGGTGAAGCGCGACAAGCCGAGCATTCCCGACGTCATTCCCGGCGGCTCGCCGCATAACCCGATGGGCGTTGCGGCGATGACGCTGGCCGGCGGCGAATATGCGATCCACGGCACCAACGTGCCGGGCTCGATCGGCGGTTTCGTCTCCTACGGCTGCATCCGCATGCTCAACGACGACATCACCGATCTCTACAGCCGCGTCTCCGTCGGCACGACGGTTGTCGTGACGCGCTGA